In a genomic window of bacterium:
- a CDS encoding topoisomerase DNA-binding C4 zinc finger domain-containing protein: protein MSSHSKSVARAKKGIYHRNSFFHRGGFKKKQKNSYPEPRILPGGSFAKIKQGSCPNCSEKLVPKKGKFGNFYGCSSYPKCKFTAKHL from the coding sequence ATGAGCAGTCATTCAAAATCTGTTGCTAGGGCAAAAAAGGGCATATATCACCGCAATAGTTTTTTCCATCGTGGTGGTTTTAAAAAGAAACAAAAAAATTCCTATCCAGAGCCGCGCATACTACCCGGAGGCTCATTTGCTAAAATAAAACAAGGCTCCTGTCCAAATTGCAGCGAAAAGTTAGTGCCGAAAAAGGGTAAATTCGGTAATTTCTATGGCTGTTCAAGTTACCCTAAATGCAAATTTACTGCTAAGCATTTATAA